A single genomic interval of Nonomuraea rubra harbors:
- a CDS encoding ABC transporter ATP-binding protein: protein MLKIDGISRRFGDVTALDDVSLEIEQGEFFALLGPSGCGKTTLLRIIAGFEAPDRGKVTLDGEDLLSKPPNRRPISLMFQSYALFPHMTVAKNVAYGLERERLPRQEIKQRVDEVLETVGLSAHASRRPAQLSGGQRQRVALARSIVKRPRLLLLDEPLSALDKKVRADMQLELKRLQHEVGITFVVVTHDQEEAMSLADRIAVFDSGSVRQVDEPISLYERPRSPFVADFVGANNLFRGAASGLDGIKSEQFGMLAGAPLAELDAGAEALLAVRPEKIELADGNATRGLAGDVLDVSFYGGVSHISVDVPGHPKPVLVAVQGAASVRPGAKVKVRWNAEDAVIMAVDQ, encoded by the coding sequence GTGCTCAAGATTGACGGGATCTCCCGCAGGTTCGGGGACGTCACCGCGCTCGACGACGTCTCGCTGGAGATCGAGCAGGGCGAGTTCTTCGCCCTGCTCGGCCCCTCCGGCTGCGGCAAGACCACGCTGCTGCGCATCATCGCCGGGTTCGAGGCGCCGGACCGGGGCAAGGTCACGCTCGACGGCGAGGACCTGCTGTCCAAGCCGCCGAACCGGCGGCCGATCAGCCTCATGTTCCAGTCCTACGCCCTGTTCCCGCACATGACCGTGGCCAAGAACGTGGCCTACGGCCTGGAGCGCGAGCGGCTGCCCCGCCAGGAGATCAAGCAGCGCGTGGACGAGGTGCTGGAGACGGTCGGGCTGTCCGCGCACGCCTCCCGCAGGCCCGCCCAGCTCTCGGGCGGCCAGCGGCAGCGGGTGGCGCTGGCGCGTTCCATCGTCAAGCGGCCCCGGCTGCTGCTGCTCGACGAGCCGCTGTCGGCCCTGGACAAGAAGGTCCGCGCCGACATGCAGCTCGAGCTGAAGCGGCTGCAGCACGAGGTGGGCATCACGTTCGTGGTCGTCACGCACGACCAGGAGGAGGCCATGTCGCTGGCCGACCGGATCGCGGTCTTCGACAGCGGCTCCGTACGCCAGGTGGACGAGCCGATCTCGCTGTACGAGCGGCCGCGCTCGCCTTTCGTGGCCGACTTCGTCGGGGCGAACAACCTCTTCCGCGGCGCGGCCAGCGGCCTCGACGGGATCAAGAGCGAGCAGTTCGGCATGCTGGCCGGCGCCCCGCTGGCGGAGCTGGACGCCGGTGCCGAGGCGCTGCTCGCGGTGCGGCCCGAGAAGATCGAGCTGGCCGACGGGAACGCGACCAGGGGCCTGGCGGGCGACGTCCTCGACGTGAGCTTCTACGGCGGCGTCTCGCACATCTCCGTGGACGTGCCCGGCCATCCCAAGCCCGTGCTCGTGGCCGTGCAGGGGGCCGCCTCCGTGCGTCCCGGCGCCAAGGTGAAGGTGCGCTGGAACGCCGAGGACGCCGTGATCATGGCGGTCGATCAGTGA